Proteins from one Mastacembelus armatus chromosome 16, fMasArm1.2, whole genome shotgun sequence genomic window:
- the nagpa gene encoding N-acetylglucosamine-1-phosphodiester alpha-N-acetylglucosaminidase isoform X1, with amino-acid sequence MAAASVKCQGVWLLLWLCVRLTELRNARVSVDDDVLLPYAHGHGPSHSHRHVRDCQPVIHGNITHETWTSSNHSGLPEAESMQFVTNVPGSNRWVYGHITVVHDPQRTVSVLEPGGPGGCGMNQRSLVEETSKAAGCLYAQNAGFFNTKSGKCLGNVVSDGRMVQDSGGVQNAQFGIRRDGTLVFGYLSQDDVLDQSNPFVQLVSGVIWLLRNGEVYINESLEAECDKTQETGVFRTFVDVVSARTAVGHDAKGKLILFQIDGQTGSRGMSLWEVAEFLKKYGVINAINLDGGGSSTYVTDGSLSSYPSDHCESDSRWRCGRSVSTILCVHRRRCQPSNCSGNGDCVDGQCRCRQGWRGAGCDSLVCQPPACGPHGVCTASGCVCDAGWRGSSCSQECPPGFYGKGCNQTCACVNAGSCDPVYGRCTCPPGFHGNSCEQVCPLGLFGLTCAQRCRCKDQCPCDPHTGSCNVTLQGEANFTLYTAGHCLAKQMFTSWRREEEAHREQPHLTEVTWLIITLTLASLLIASLLVHLGRACRSSAPPHFLKRRDYSYVPLTDINGATSRSEDHAAKSRRGDFGLDDSDSQDELWSPSCSGKSQL; translated from the exons ATGGCAGCAGCGTCGGTGAAATGTCAGGgtgtgtggctgctgctgtggctctgcGTCCGGCTGACCGAGCTCAGAAATGCCCG AGTGTCTGTGGACGATGACGTCCTGCTGCCGTACGCCCATGGCCACGGCCCCTCCCACTCTCACCGCCACGTCAGAGACTGTCAGCCCGTTATTCATGGCAACATCACCCATGAGACCTGGACCTCCAGCAACCACAGCGGGCTGCCAGAGGCCGAGTCCATGCAGTTTGTGACGAACGTGCCGGGAAGCAACAGATGGGTTTATG GTCACATTACAGTGGTCCACGACCCACAGAGGACGGTGTCGGTGTTGGAGCCTGGTGGGCCTGGTGGTTGTGGGATGAATCAGAGGTCCCTGGTGGAGGAGACGTCCAAAGCCGCTGGGTGTCTGTACGCCCAGAACGCCGGCTTCTTCAACACCAAATCAGGCAAATGTCTGGGCAACGTGGTGAGCGACGGCAGGATGGTGCAGGACAGCGGCGGCGTGCAGAACGCACAGTTTGGGATCAGGAGGGACGGCACTTTAGTGTTCGG GTACCTGTCACAGGACGATGTTTTGGACCAGTCCAACCCGTTCGTCCAGCTGGTCAGTGGTGTGATTTGGCTGCTGAGGAATGGCGAGGTATACATCAACGAGAGCCTGGAGGCCGAGTGTGACAAGACACAGGAGACAG GAGTATTCCGCACGTTTGTGGATGTGGTGTCGGCCAGGACGGCGGTGGGCCACGACGCCAAGGGCAAACTGATCCTGTTCCAGATCGATGGGCAGACTGGAAGTAGAGG GATGAGTCTGTGGGAAGTGGCTGAGTTCCTGAAGAAGTACGGTGTGATCAATGCCATTAATCTGGACGGAGGCGGCTCTTCCACCTATGTGACTGATGGCTCGCTGTCCAGCTACCCCTCTGATCACTG TGAGTCAGacagcaggtggcgctgtgGCCGGAGTGTCTCCACCATCCTGTGCGTCCATCGGCGGCGGTGCCAGCCCTCAAACTGCAGTGGAAACGGCGACTGTGTGGACGGCCAATGTCGGTGTCGGCAGGGCTGGCGGGGTGCCGGCTGTGACTCTCTGGTGTGTCAACCGCCAGCCTGCGGCCCGCACGGCGTCTGCACCGCCA GTGGATGTGTCTGTGATGCAGGATGGAGAGGAAGCAGCTGTAGCCAAG AGTGCCCCCCAGGTTTCTACGGAAAAGGCTGCAATCAGACCTGCGCCTGTGTTAACGCCGGTTCCTGCGATCCCGTCTACGGACGCTGCACCTGCCCAcctggtttccatggcaacagctgTGAGCAAG TGTGTCCTCTGGGCCTCTTCGGTCTGACCTGTGCTCAGCGCTGTCGCTGCAAGGACCAGTGCCCATGTGACCCGCACACAGGAAGCTGTAATGTCACACTGCAAGGAGAAGCCAACTTCACCTTATACACAG CTGGACACTGTCTGGCCAAACAGATGTTTACATCGTGGAGACGAGAGGAAGAAGCTCACAGGGAGCAGCCCCATCTAACAGA GGTGACATGGCTGATCATCACCCTGACCCTGGCCTCTCTGCTCATAGCCAGCCTGCTGGTTCACCTCGGCCGAGCCTGTCGCAGCTCGGCGCCACCTCACTTCCTCAAGCGCCGCGACTACTCCTACGTCCCACTGACCGACATCAACGGGGCCACTTCGCGTTCTGAAGACCACGCTGCGAAATCAAGAAGGGGGGACTTTGGATTGGACGACTCGGACTCTCAGGACGAGCTGTGGTCTCCGTCGTGCTCAGGGAAGTCGCAGCTGTGA
- the nagpa gene encoding N-acetylglucosamine-1-phosphodiester alpha-N-acetylglucosaminidase isoform X2, producing MQFVTNVPGSNRWVYGHITVVHDPQRTVSVLEPGGPGGCGMNQRSLVEETSKAAGCLYAQNAGFFNTKSGKCLGNVVSDGRMVQDSGGVQNAQFGIRRDGTLVFGYLSQDDVLDQSNPFVQLVSGVIWLLRNGEVYINESLEAECDKTQETGVFRTFVDVVSARTAVGHDAKGKLILFQIDGQTGSRGMSLWEVAEFLKKYGVINAINLDGGGSSTYVTDGSLSSYPSDHCESDSRWRCGRSVSTILCVHRRRCQPSNCSGNGDCVDGQCRCRQGWRGAGCDSLVCQPPACGPHGVCTASGCVCDAGWRGSSCSQECPPGFYGKGCNQTCACVNAGSCDPVYGRCTCPPGFHGNSCEQVCPLGLFGLTCAQRCRCKDQCPCDPHTGSCNVTLQGEANFTLYTAGHCLAKQMFTSWRREEEAHREQPHLTEVTWLIITLTLASLLIASLLVHLGRACRSSAPPHFLKRRDYSYVPLTDINGATSRSEDHAAKSRRGDFGLDDSDSQDELWSPSCSGKSQL from the exons ATGCAGTTTGTGACGAACGTGCCGGGAAGCAACAGATGGGTTTATG GTCACATTACAGTGGTCCACGACCCACAGAGGACGGTGTCGGTGTTGGAGCCTGGTGGGCCTGGTGGTTGTGGGATGAATCAGAGGTCCCTGGTGGAGGAGACGTCCAAAGCCGCTGGGTGTCTGTACGCCCAGAACGCCGGCTTCTTCAACACCAAATCAGGCAAATGTCTGGGCAACGTGGTGAGCGACGGCAGGATGGTGCAGGACAGCGGCGGCGTGCAGAACGCACAGTTTGGGATCAGGAGGGACGGCACTTTAGTGTTCGG GTACCTGTCACAGGACGATGTTTTGGACCAGTCCAACCCGTTCGTCCAGCTGGTCAGTGGTGTGATTTGGCTGCTGAGGAATGGCGAGGTATACATCAACGAGAGCCTGGAGGCCGAGTGTGACAAGACACAGGAGACAG GAGTATTCCGCACGTTTGTGGATGTGGTGTCGGCCAGGACGGCGGTGGGCCACGACGCCAAGGGCAAACTGATCCTGTTCCAGATCGATGGGCAGACTGGAAGTAGAGG GATGAGTCTGTGGGAAGTGGCTGAGTTCCTGAAGAAGTACGGTGTGATCAATGCCATTAATCTGGACGGAGGCGGCTCTTCCACCTATGTGACTGATGGCTCGCTGTCCAGCTACCCCTCTGATCACTG TGAGTCAGacagcaggtggcgctgtgGCCGGAGTGTCTCCACCATCCTGTGCGTCCATCGGCGGCGGTGCCAGCCCTCAAACTGCAGTGGAAACGGCGACTGTGTGGACGGCCAATGTCGGTGTCGGCAGGGCTGGCGGGGTGCCGGCTGTGACTCTCTGGTGTGTCAACCGCCAGCCTGCGGCCCGCACGGCGTCTGCACCGCCA GTGGATGTGTCTGTGATGCAGGATGGAGAGGAAGCAGCTGTAGCCAAG AGTGCCCCCCAGGTTTCTACGGAAAAGGCTGCAATCAGACCTGCGCCTGTGTTAACGCCGGTTCCTGCGATCCCGTCTACGGACGCTGCACCTGCCCAcctggtttccatggcaacagctgTGAGCAAG TGTGTCCTCTGGGCCTCTTCGGTCTGACCTGTGCTCAGCGCTGTCGCTGCAAGGACCAGTGCCCATGTGACCCGCACACAGGAAGCTGTAATGTCACACTGCAAGGAGAAGCCAACTTCACCTTATACACAG CTGGACACTGTCTGGCCAAACAGATGTTTACATCGTGGAGACGAGAGGAAGAAGCTCACAGGGAGCAGCCCCATCTAACAGA GGTGACATGGCTGATCATCACCCTGACCCTGGCCTCTCTGCTCATAGCCAGCCTGCTGGTTCACCTCGGCCGAGCCTGTCGCAGCTCGGCGCCACCTCACTTCCTCAAGCGCCGCGACTACTCCTACGTCCCACTGACCGACATCAACGGGGCCACTTCGCGTTCTGAAGACCACGCTGCGAAATCAAGAAGGGGGGACTTTGGATTGGACGACTCGGACTCTCAGGACGAGCTGTGGTCTCCGTCGTGCTCAGGGAAGTCGCAGCTGTGA